Genomic segment of Mycolicibacterium psychrotolerans:
GATGAGCCGCGCCTCAGCGCCGCGTCGCAGGGTGGCCAGCGTCGCCGGGGTGGCCATCACCTTGTAGCCGACACCGGCGGCCTCGATCACCACGTGGTCCAGGGCAATGTCGAGCACCTCCCCGCGCACCGAGGCGATCACCGCGCGCTCCGCGACATCTTGGCGGCCTTCAGGGTGGCCTGGTACTTGCGGCGCTGTTCGGCCGCCATCTCCTCGGCGGCGGCCATGCGGGCGATCATCGGCGCGCGCCAGCAGTGGCAGATCGCAAGGGCCAGCGCGTCGGCGGCATCGGCGGGTGTCGGTTTCTGTTGCAGCGCAAGGATTCTCGTGACCATCTCGGTGACCTGGGCTTTGTCGGCGCGACCGTTCCCGGTGACGGCCGCCTTCACCTCGCTGGGCGTGTGGAAGTGCACGTCGATGTCGCGGCGGGCTGCGGCGAGCGCGATCACCCCGCCGGCCTGCGCGGTGCCCATCGCGGTATTGGCGTTCTGATTGGAGAACACCCGCTCGATCGCGATGACGTCGGGC
This window contains:
- the ruvC gene encoding crossover junction endodeoxyribonuclease RuvC, with protein sequence MRVMGVDPGLTRCGLSVIQSGRGRQVIALDVDVVRTPAEHPLAHRLLAISDAVEHWLDTHMPDVIAIERVFSNQNANTAMGTAQAGGVIALAAARRDIDVHFHTPSEVKAAVTGNGRADKAQVTEMVTRILALQQKPTPADAADALALAICHCWRAPMIARMAAAEEMAAEQRRKYQATLKAAKMSRSAR